One region of Permianibacter fluminis genomic DNA includes:
- the nadB gene encoding L-aspartate oxidase, giving the protein MTSRQHACDVLVIGSGAAGLSAALRLAPRGKVAVLAKSTVTEGSTYYAQGGIAAVLDDKDSVESHVQDTLVAGAGLCVEATVRYTVEHSRAAIEWLVAQGVSFSTEPGLDGQPQFHLTREGGHSHRRIIHSADATGRAVETSLVDAVKAQPNIQLFERYIAIDLLTTHKLNLPGKRCVGAYVLNLASGEVETISARFVVLATGGASKVYLYTSNPDVASGDGIAMAWRAGCRVANLEFNQFHPTCLYHPQAKTFLLTEALRGEGAYLRRPDGSRFMPDYDERAELAPRDIVARAIDNEMKRLGADSMFIDISHQSAEFITSHFPTVYEQCLKYGFDLTTQPIPIVPAAHYTCGGVLVDLRSRTDLEQLYAVGEVAWTGLHGANRMASNSLLECLVFAEAAAEDILAEWHRVPAPPTLPAWDESRVTDSDEQVVISHNWHELRQLMWDYVGIVRTDKRLERAQRRIQLLQEEIREYYSHFRVTNDLLELRNLVQVAELIVRSAMSRKESRGLHYNRDHPEQKTGSSSRQTILTP; this is encoded by the coding sequence ATGACGTCCCGGCAGCATGCATGTGATGTTCTCGTAATCGGCTCCGGCGCCGCCGGGCTGTCGGCCGCGCTGCGTTTGGCGCCACGTGGCAAGGTCGCGGTGTTGGCCAAATCCACCGTTACCGAAGGCTCGACCTACTATGCCCAGGGCGGCATTGCCGCCGTGCTGGACGACAAGGACAGCGTCGAGTCACACGTTCAGGACACGCTGGTGGCCGGCGCCGGCTTGTGCGTTGAAGCCACCGTCCGCTACACCGTCGAACACAGCCGCGCGGCGATTGAATGGCTGGTGGCGCAAGGCGTCAGCTTTTCCACCGAGCCGGGCCTTGATGGCCAACCGCAATTCCATCTGACCCGTGAAGGTGGCCATTCCCATCGGCGCATCATTCATTCGGCCGATGCAACCGGCCGCGCCGTCGAAACCTCGCTGGTCGATGCCGTCAAAGCGCAGCCGAATATCCAGCTGTTCGAACGCTATATCGCCATTGATTTGCTGACCACCCACAAACTGAATTTGCCGGGCAAACGCTGCGTCGGTGCTTATGTCCTGAATCTGGCCAGTGGTGAAGTGGAAACCATTTCGGCGCGCTTTGTCGTGCTCGCGACCGGCGGCGCCAGCAAGGTGTATCTGTATACCTCGAACCCGGACGTGGCGTCGGGCGACGGCATCGCAATGGCGTGGCGGGCCGGCTGCCGAGTCGCCAACCTTGAGTTCAACCAGTTTCATCCGACCTGCCTGTATCACCCGCAGGCAAAAACGTTTTTGCTGACCGAAGCGCTGCGCGGTGAAGGCGCCTATCTGCGCCGGCCCGATGGCAGCCGGTTCATGCCGGATTACGACGAGCGGGCCGAGCTGGCGCCGCGCGATATCGTCGCCCGCGCCATCGACAATGAAATGAAACGGCTCGGCGCCGACAGCATGTTTATCGACATCAGTCACCAGAGCGCCGAATTCATCACCAGCCATTTCCCGACCGTTTACGAGCAGTGCCTGAAGTACGGTTTCGATCTGACCACGCAGCCGATTCCGATCGTGCCGGCTGCGCACTACACCTGCGGAGGCGTACTGGTGGACTTGCGTTCGCGCACCGATCTGGAACAGCTTTACGCGGTCGGCGAAGTGGCCTGGACCGGCCTGCACGGCGCCAACCGGATGGCCTCGAATTCACTGCTGGAATGTCTGGTTTTTGCCGAAGCGGCCGCCGAAGACATTCTGGCCGAATGGCACCGGGTGCCGGCACCACCGACGCTGCCGGCCTGGGATGAAAGCCGGGTCACCGACTCCGATGAACAGGTCGTGATCTCACACAACTGGCATGAACTGCGCCAGCTGATGTGGGATTACGTCGGCATTGTCCGCACCGACAAACGACTGGAGCGCGCCCAGCGCCGCATCCAGCTGCTGCAGGAAGAAATCCGCGAGTATTACAGCCATTTCCGGGTCACCAACGACTTGCTGGAACTGCGTAACCTGGTGCAAGTAGCCGAGCTGATTGTCCGTTCGGCCATGAGCCGGAAAGAAAGCCGCGGCCTGCATTACAATCGCGATCATCCGGAACAGAAAACCGGTAGCAGCAGCCGGCAAACCATCCTGACGCCGTAA
- a CDS encoding protein YgfX yields the protein MTDQKKNTETQRFLLQAAPRWRLLNVLFHLLIAALVLIALPPLYHSATGWWWSLLLLSLFLLGLILFNNGWRIDGQLGLRQRTAIRVLQHDAEGWAVGVDVDRMQAVQLRAGTFVASSFVVLNWRLAEASSVRFWRRRGNLLLTPDMLGPEQYRRLCRQLWQHQADAP from the coding sequence GTGACCGACCAAAAAAAAAATACCGAGACGCAGCGCTTTCTGCTGCAGGCGGCGCCGCGCTGGCGGCTGCTCAATGTGCTGTTTCATCTGCTGATTGCGGCGCTGGTTTTGATTGCCTTGCCGCCGCTTTATCACTCGGCCACTGGCTGGTGGTGGAGTCTGCTGCTGCTGTCGCTGTTCTTGCTTGGCCTGATTCTGTTCAACAATGGCTGGCGCATTGATGGTCAGTTGGGGTTGCGCCAGCGGACAGCCATCCGGGTGCTGCAGCATGATGCCGAAGGCTGGGCGGTTGGTGTCGATGTGGATCGGATGCAGGCGGTGCAATTGCGCGCCGGCACTTTTGTGGCCAGCAGTTTTGTCGTGTTGAACTGGCGGTTGGCTGAGGCTTCGTCAGTCAGGTTCTGGCGTCGTCGTGGCAATTTGTTGCTGACGCCCGACATGTTGGGGCCGGAGCAATACCGGCGCCTGTGCCGCCAGTTGTGGCAGCATCAGGCGGATGCGCCGTAG
- the ygfZ gene encoding CAF17-like 4Fe-4S cluster assembly/insertion protein YgfZ has translation MSGLITMEQFLANQPVPAHCRLDDSAAGRDQLGALAVSGPDAGKFLQGQLTCDVLALTPGQQTLGASCTPQGRMRAVFRLLRRDDDFLLLMPRTVVPLLLDALKKYAVFFKAQLRDASAEFQIWGLWGSALATESTFDSTTVRFALNGPFARQLLLAPAAATEPVLPGPTLAACHWAVAEMLAGEPAVYPETMEKLLPHHVNLPAAGGVSFNKGCYTGQEIVARMEYRGKIKTHLQLAGTDFTGLVPPGCPVNTGDRSVGEVVRSAPTTGGQLLLLSLSDQAVAEPAQTEQLQLGLPEAPILELHR, from the coding sequence ATGAGCGGATTGATCACGATGGAACAGTTTCTGGCGAATCAGCCAGTGCCAGCACACTGCCGGCTGGACGACAGCGCTGCTGGCCGGGATCAGCTCGGCGCGCTCGCGGTGAGCGGTCCGGATGCTGGCAAGTTTCTGCAGGGCCAGTTGACCTGTGATGTGCTGGCCCTGACGCCGGGCCAGCAGACGCTGGGCGCCAGTTGCACGCCGCAAGGGCGGATGCGGGCAGTGTTCCGGCTGCTCCGGCGCGATGACGATTTTCTGCTGCTGATGCCGCGCACCGTGGTGCCACTGCTGCTCGACGCGCTAAAAAAATACGCGGTGTTTTTCAAAGCCCAGCTGCGCGATGCCAGTGCCGAGTTCCAGATTTGGGGGCTATGGGGCAGCGCACTTGCGACCGAATCAACGTTCGACTCAACGACAGTCCGGTTCGCGTTGAACGGTCCGTTTGCGCGGCAACTCCTGCTTGCCCCCGCGGCGGCTACCGAGCCGGTCCTGCCCGGCCCCACGCTGGCCGCCTGCCACTGGGCCGTTGCCGAGATGCTGGCCGGCGAGCCCGCCGTCTACCCGGAAACCATGGAAAAACTGTTGCCACACCACGTCAATTTGCCAGCTGCGGGTGGCGTCAGCTTCAATAAAGGCTGCTATACCGGTCAGGAAATTGTTGCCCGGATGGAGTACCGCGGCAAAATCAAAACCCATTTGCAGCTGGCGGGCACCGACTTCACCGGTCTGGTGCCGCCGGGCTGCCCGGTAAATACGGGCGATCGGAGCGTTGGCGAAGTGGTCCGTAGCGCACCTACAACCGGAGGCCAGTTATTGCTGTTGTCTTTGAGTGACCAGGCCGTGGCAGAACCGGCCCAGACCGAGCAATTGCAGCTGGGTCTGCCAGAGGCGCCTATACTAGAACTGCATCGCTAG
- a CDS encoding FAD assembly factor SdhE, with protein MRWPLYGKTLPDVQQRRLRFQCRRGMLELDVILQPYFDRALEQLDETGWHEFIALLAEPDPDIYSWLMGYAQPENPANGRAIARIRASLPTT; from the coding sequence ATGAGGTGGCCATTGTACGGTAAGACGCTTCCCGACGTGCAGCAGCGCAGACTGCGGTTTCAGTGCCGGCGCGGCATGTTGGAACTGGACGTGATCCTGCAGCCGTATTTTGACCGCGCGCTGGAACAGCTGGATGAAACCGGTTGGCATGAATTCATCGCGCTGTTGGCGGAACCGGATCCGGACATCTACAGCTGGCTGATGGGGTATGCCCAGCCAGAAAACCCCGCCAATGGCAGGGCCATTGCGCGCATACGCGCCAGCCTGCCGACGACCTGA
- a CDS encoding tetratricopeptide repeat protein: MPFFLLSILLQVACLVHAVRTGRDRIWIYVIIIGSMIGCLAYLIVELVPAMASSRGAQRARKSVAKTFDPTKDLRQHARAMTINNSVGNVIAFAEECLQTGHHNEAIDAAQNARKGLFLHDPNLLQVLAKAQFAAGRYQDARQTLDELIAANPDFKSADSHLLYARSLEALGELAAAKTEFAALSQYYPGPVAKLAYARLLRKLGETAEAKVLLDDLLLGAEHAPSFYRQQYKEELKAVRDLRSSL, from the coding sequence GTGCCGTTTTTTCTTTTGTCGATTTTGCTGCAGGTCGCTTGTCTGGTTCACGCGGTACGTACCGGCCGTGATCGAATCTGGATTTACGTGATCATCATCGGCTCGATGATCGGTTGCTTGGCATATCTGATTGTTGAACTGGTGCCGGCCATGGCCAGTAGCCGCGGTGCCCAGCGGGCCCGCAAATCGGTAGCCAAGACTTTCGATCCGACCAAGGATCTGCGTCAGCATGCCCGCGCCATGACCATCAACAACAGTGTCGGCAATGTCATCGCATTTGCCGAAGAATGCCTGCAGACCGGTCATCACAACGAAGCGATTGACGCCGCCCAGAATGCCCGCAAGGGGCTGTTTTTGCACGACCCCAATTTGCTGCAGGTGTTGGCCAAGGCGCAGTTTGCCGCAGGCCGGTATCAGGACGCCCGCCAGACGCTCGATGAACTGATTGCCGCCAATCCGGATTTCAAATCGGCTGACAGTCATTTGCTTTATGCCCGCAGTCTGGAAGCGCTGGGTGAATTGGCTGCGGCCAAAACCGAGTTTGCTGCGCTCAGTCAGTATTACCCGGGTCCGGTAGCCAAACTGGCGTATGCCCGGCTGCTACGCAAACTGGGAGAGACGGCGGAAGCCAAGGTCTTGCTTGACGATCTGCTGCTGGGCGCCGAACACGCACCGTCGTTTTATCGGCAGCAGTACAAAGAGGAATTGAAAGCGGTGCGCGACTTGCGCAGCAGCTTGTAA